The following coding sequences lie in one Musa acuminata AAA Group cultivar baxijiao chromosome BXJ1-8, Cavendish_Baxijiao_AAA, whole genome shotgun sequence genomic window:
- the LOC103996013 gene encoding serine/threonine-protein kinase AFC1, whose translation MVAIKIVRGINKYREAAMIEINMLQQLGKYDKNASRCVQIRNWFDYRNHICIVFEKLGPSLYDFLRKNSYRSFPIDLVREFARQLLECVAFMHDMRLIHTDLKPENILLVSPEYIKVPDYKVSSRSPKQGSYFKRLPKSSAIKVIDFGSTTYDRHDNSYVVSTRHYRAPEVILGLGWSYPCDIWSVGCILVELCSGETLFQTHENLEHLAMMERVLGPLPSNMLRLAARDAERYVRRGHLNWPEGATSRESMKAVLKLPRLQNLVMQHSDHSAGDFIDLLQGLLRYDPADRLAANAALLHPFFTRNR comes from the exons ATGGTAGCCATCAAAATTGTCCGGGGCATCAATAAGTACAGAGAAGCTGCTATGATAGAGATTAATATGCTGCAACAGCTTGGGAAGTATGATAAGAATGCAAGTCG TTGTGTGCAAATACGGAACTGGTTTGACTATCGTAACCATATCTGTATT GTATTTGAGAAGCTTGGTCCAAGCTTATACGATTTTCTACGCAAAAACAGTTATCGCTCATTTCCAATTGATCTTGTCCGCGAGTTTGCCAGACAACTATTGGAATGTGTAGCAT TTATGCATGACATGCGCCTCATTCACACTGATTTAAAGCCTGAGAATATTCTTCTTGTTTCTCCGGAGTACATCAAAGTACCTGATTACAAA GTGTCATCCCGATCTCCGAAACAGGGTTCCTACTTCAAGAGATTGCCAAAATCAAGTGCCATCAAGGTGATTGATTTTGGAAGCACAACTTATGATCGTCACGACAATAGTTATGTAGTGTCTACGAGACATTATCGGGCACCTGAGGTTATCTTGG GACTTGGATGGAGCTATCCCTGTGATATTTGGAGCGTCGGTTGTATTCTTGTTGAACTTTGCTCA GGTGAGACTTTGTTTCAGACCCATGAGAACTTGGAACACCTGGCCATGATGGAGCGGGTTCTTGGACCATTACCTTCTAACATGCTGCGACTTGCAGC CCGAGATGCCGAGAGGTATGTTCGAAGGGGTCATTTGAATTGGCCTGAGGGTGCAACCTCAAGAGAGAGCATGAAAGCTGTGTTGAAACTTCCTCGGCTGCAG AATCTGGTGATGCAGCACTCAGATCATTCAGCTGGGGACTTCATCGATCTTTTACAGGGGCTTCTGAGATACGATCCTGCAGACCGATTGGCAGCAAACGCAGCTCTCTTGCATCCTTTCTTCACAAGAAATCGCTAA